The Punica granatum isolate Tunisia-2019 chromosome 4, ASM765513v2, whole genome shotgun sequence sequence tattgaaaaaagaaaaaaggatatTCGTAATTTAATACCTAGCCGTGAGAGAGTATTGACTAATGACTATTCCGgatttaaaagttaaaaattaaaaatttaaagtcaaTATGGCCGTCCGATTAGTTCTATGGAAGCTCACAAAACAGCACATATGTATTTCATCATGCAAGTGCTACATGAAGTGCATGGCCGCCATGTGGCAATGACATATATCATCAAGATAAATTCGGTGATCTGATGTTGGCcaaaaaatttgattataaaaaagagaaaaatagggTGAACAGATGagtatttattataatttttaaaagtacgCATTaactgggaaaaaaaaaagagaagtggTTCAGGTTGACCCATTTGTTACTTCTTTGCAATTGCTTGGCATCAACGGcttcatataataatttatgaatGTGTCATCATTTTCATCTTACCTTTGAAGAAAAGAACACTTTTTGCACTTTGTACGATGTCAAAATCATCTTTTAGATTTAGAATAATGGTTCTCCTAGCATGACTTCGTGTCATGCGGATATGACTTCTCTCGCATTAAATGCGTGTGAATAGGAATTAGTCGAATTAACTTATGAAAGGAGATTGAGGGACGTAATCGTTTGTATAGAATATGGGCAAACTAAGGCGTGACAGTTAATATTTACTAAATGATCCTTTATCAACATTAAGAAagttttgaaatattataGTCAATATTGTTGAATATtaaagtacaaaaaaaaaacttggtTGTTTCTTTAAGGCATGTAATCTCTAAACCGTTCTAATACAATTCAAGTCTTAAACTCTACTTGAGCCTACCCATCTTACTTCTCAACTTCCTTGTCGATTATTTCTCTTAAGACgggttctttctttttctttatataagaTTTGCATATGCGTCATTGATGATGTTTGAGAAGTGATTTCATATGTTTATTGGGAAGGTTTACTGTGCAATCACTTTAAACTTGTTGCACCATACAATTAATGTTATTTCATTTGTAGTAagttactttcttttttattatattactaACGGATTATGTAAATTGCACATACACACATTTTGAAGTAAACTACAAAAATCTAAATTAAAAGAACACATTTTTTAATAAGTTCACTTAATTTTAGTTCttacttataattttaatGGTTTACTTTGCGTTTGGTAACGAAGTACAATTtggtttaatttaatttcacgaaatgaaaacaaaaatagttgagaatttttattattaaaattgaagaataagataaaaaaagtaatgattggattgttgaattgagggaaaaataataaatagtaaggagaatttagtattaaaaaataattataataataaataagaaaaaatacgtgagagaatttattattaaattgaaaaaaaagataaaaaaagtaacgtttttattgaattgaggaaaaaataaagaaaattaaatcaaGTTAAATTTAACTCTATTTTCAAAACGAAATAACATGATTTAGTGTAGTACAATTCACAATTTCGAATTGGTTTTTTGTTCTATAAATCTATTCAAACCAAcacataagaaaaaaaagtatttttttagGTACGCATAAAAAAGAGTCTATTCAAACTAATTTTGTTGATTGCATAGTAGAcattttcatgtttattaaGTGAAAATAGATAGAGATTTTAAAAAGAGGATGCAGTATACTAGTGCACGTTTTCGTTGATATTTCAGAGATTTCAAGTTTTATACTTATTATTGGACTACCGATACTCATTTATcagtaattaaaatttttattttattatattcagTTAGTCtcctttataaaaaaaaatcataaaattgaaaaggctCCCAATAAAGAGTGGGGAATAAGAGAGAGAgtataataactaataatgGAATCGTGAAGGTAATGAACAAGTGGGAGAGTTTCCCACTTATATGGCTACCTTCCAATAGCTCTCTCCCCTCCCCCCACAAGCCCGTAATTCCCAATCCTGACTGAATACACACCCAAACAAACAGCCGCTCCCTCCGCCTATGTTATGGCCAACGCTACCTCTCCCACCAACACCgattcctcctcctccgccacCGCCTCTCTCGCCAAACGCCGAAAACTAGTCCACAACGACCGCAACCCTCAGCCGTCCCTCCTCCCCGGCCTCCCCGACCACATTGCCCATCTCTGCCTCTCAAGAGTCCATCCCGCCTCTCTCTACTCCGTCTGCCGCTCCTGGCGCCGCCTCATCtactcctcctccttcccccCCTTCCTCTCCCTCTATGCCCTCCTCTCCCAGTTGGACGAACCCTCCTCGCCGGCGCCCGACCATAGCAGCAGCCTCAGCAGGATCGAGTTCGCGACCTTCGACCCGGTCTCCTCACGGTGGCTGCCCCTCCCCCCGCCGCTTCCCGATCAGCCTCTCAGCATCCTCCTCCGTCACCGCTCCTTCCTCTCCCGGATCTTCCCGATCCAGTCCGTCGCGGTCTCTGGCAACCTCGTCCTTCTCGCTGCCACCGCCAACAACTTCTTCCCAGCCATCCCCTGCCCCCTCGTGTTCAACCCCACCACCAGAGCCTGGTCCGCCGGCCCGCCGCTCTCCTCCCCCCGCCGGTGGTGCACCGCAGGTGTCTTCCGTGGTGCCGTCTACGTTGGGAGCGGCGTCGGATCCCAGTTCAGCGCCGACGTCGCGAGGTCCTTTGAGAAATGGGATCTCAACGGGAACGACCTCCGCAGCTCGGCCGGTCACGCCTGGAAATGGCAGAAACTGAGGGAGTTGAAGGACATAAGGTTCAGCCGAGATGCGATAGAGGCCGTCGGATGGAGGGGGAAGCTCTG is a genomic window containing:
- the LOC116202210 gene encoding F-box/kelch-repeat protein SKIP25, with the protein product MANATSPTNTDSSSSATASLAKRRKLVHNDRNPQPSLLPGLPDHIAHLCLSRVHPASLYSVCRSWRRLIYSSSFPPFLSLYALLSQLDEPSSPAPDHSSSLSRIEFATFDPVSSRWLPLPPPLPDQPLSILLRHRSFLSRIFPIQSVAVSGNLVLLAATANNFFPAIPCPLVFNPTTRAWSAGPPLSSPRRWCTAGVFRGAVYVGSGVGSQFSADVARSFEKWDLNGNDLRSSAGHAWKWQKLRELKDIRFSRDAIEAVGWRGKLCMVNVKGGAVREGIVYDVAEDIWEEMPKGMIGGWKGPAAAMDEAELYAVDEANGSLRRYDPERDEWDDVIVSAELKGAQQIAAAGGRVCALSGDAGCQIVVVDAAASPPRTWVVETPKGSRAVSVHIMPRMSQQDDAYL